The DNA sequence AAAGACCTTGCAGGAGTAGATGGGGGTTTGGTAGTGTCTGGGGGGCAGCTGTCCACTCCATGTGAAGGTAGCTTCATTAATAGCTgcaaaataaacattaacaggTTAAAGACTGAGGACAGGTAAATGGGTGGAGAAGGGATTCATGCACTACGGTATGTAACAGGTCCTACATGCAGCCTGTCTGTGAAGCCAAGCCTCCCTTTCAATGCTGAAAGGGCTTTCAGGGGTCTTCATTAGGTCCCAGTTGGGCCAGATGGAGGCGCCAGGCCAGCGGTGGGACAGACCACCAGTTGGAGTGGCACTGGGTGGTGGTGTGAGAGAAGAACTGCTGTGGTCCAAACGAGAGCCCAAAGCCAGTTTGAGGGGATCCCTTTGCATACTGGACAGAAGGAAGGGTACAGACGGCGAGATCCTCAGAGAGGACTGCAAAGagaaaaacaattttaaaactTACAATATGCGTTTTAAACCTTTATCCTCCaattgtttttgtcttaaaggtcacgttcttcctgatcccattttttaaaccctaattagtgtgtaatgttgcaaTAATAGCAtcaaagggaaacttcacccatttgcattaagctttgtatcgttagaaccccagtcatgtttttgaatggtcgtgcatcattcccttaGTTTCTcctgagacgggagaaatactgatttcagtgaggcacttccttctttcaatgatgtaaaaatcatcattttgcatcactgaaagaaggaaatcctgtatctctgttgagtgtgaaagactacagacactcattcctcattttccaaggtgggggctatgggtgggacccactcacgctacagacctattacagatcagtgggtgggacttacgaaaatatacgaacacagatggaaaaaaaatgatcagccgccatcttcatgctaagctaaacagaagttgtggagcgagccagacttcatgttacaataacagtggaagttttaaagaagtttccaaccgtcaggTAGTGGTcgtgtagttcgagtgaaaacgacaaaaacttgctttacggcagacctacaatccaatcagagccagctatgctgcagtatttacgacagtggtaatgaacaattacgcttctaacctgtagggggagcaaagagcaataagtctttagtgttgctgtAAGGGATaatcacccaaaaatgaaaattgtcatTTACAAAGGCCctactgacttccatagtaggaaaatggatactatggaagtcaatggggcctctgataggtttggttacaaacattaaaaaaaaaatgtttctttgttACAAACCAGTAAAAATGtctgttttgatgaacacattaagtaaataaaaattttcattttggggtgaactattcctttaagtccaGACAtttaaggaatattccacttccTTAAATAGATGGTTTTATCAGACgtacgtgatacacgtctggatccgaaccttacttccggtttctttttttaatggtctgactagttgctaaactgatctcttgaaaaGTGATAGACTAAAAATCGTCCAGCCGATAtttgcaagttttatgtgtctTGGCATCGGCCGATATATGGCTGCCATGTTCGCCGATTTTTTCCgtcattatttacagacagactGCTGGAAGctgcaagcgattgcaggtcatgtgactaaaacaaccaacctttccatgacaacatcgaaagATGGTTCCATAACACCCTCACCCCCTGTTTTTAccatttgttaaatatagttttaagttcaataaatgttactttttttaaattgagacttgtaacatttggcatcatcgtgtcattatgatgtaaattgagtaagcaaaagcagtatcggctccaaatatcggcagcctgtatcggtcatcggctagggctgatgaaacaaaaatcggtatcggcactgaaaaatccatatcggtcgatccctactcttgaacaaatgcctcgtcgaaaataaatgttttggtttcctaggtaatctatgtgttgttttttgcttgttatataaataaactacgtttaaagaactttgttgttatttattcttagcggagtttaccggaagttacgtgcggaccgcgacagccacttgtttatgttgttactgctgaaacggtctatacagATAATTTAGCCCAGTCACCCAAAATGTTGATTCTTTcagtcaaaaaaaaatttagtaaaaaaatccaggatttttctcaatttaatcgATTTTATTGGACCTCCGTTTACAGTTTAAAACTGCAAAATTTTAGAACATTTgacataaattttctttggggggccatgAAGGATTGCACCGTACACAGGGGGGCCACACACGGAAaatgtttgagaaccactgttctaaacgatctcaaacgaggcagaAGCGTCTTTGcttctagcaaaacgattgtcattttagGCAAGAaaaaggcacttttaaatcacaacttccCGTCCTGCACCAGCCGTGTGACATGTCAGCGCGACCTTGATGCGTAATCACATCCAAAAGTCAGAAGTCACAAatgtgaaatgcacatttgccaACAAACTGACAAGACATTAATAAGTATCATGCCACATAATGTCGGAACGGTCTGCTTTCTCCACATTTGTAAATACTGGAGCGGAAGTCTTGCATATGTCATGCATGACCTCTCGATGTGCTTATGCATTACGCAAGGTCCTGCTGGCGCGTCACGCGCCTGGTGCAAGACAATAActtggtttaaaaaatatataattttcagaaagaaaaagggaaatagttttgttagataagacccttatgcctcgattGGGATAGTTTAGAGCACTTTAAATTGCACTGTCTGTTTGATAAGCACTTACCAGCAGGTCTGAGAGGTGATCCGAACCAGAACTAAAGCCGCTGGTCTCTGAATCTACAGGGCTTATGGAGTGAGAGTCCAGGAAAGACTGAGAATTTAAGCGTGCCATTCCTGGAAACTTCTCTAGAAAGTCTGTGGCACCAATTGAGGACTCGGAGAAGCTTGGTAGCTTGTTTGAGCGCTGGCTGGGAGTGCTCCCCAAAACACTTTGCACTAAAGAACATTAGGAGAAAAATTGAGAACATAACATGCATAACAAAGCAAACTAATAAAATCTGAACGTTGTAGCAGTAAAGTGCTCCAATATGTATAAAAAAGGCTCTAAAGGCTTCATAAACGTTAACAAATAATTTACCCCCAGAACAAATTGGAGCAcagcataaaaaataaaaacatttgaaacaaCAACTACTGCTCACTTCCTGTAGTTGTACTAATGAAAATTTGTACATGAGGCAGGCTGAGAATGTGACAACAGTCAATAAAAAGCTCTGACTCAAAACTCCAGGCTCAACgagaaaacatttaattaaactgtGCCCTGGTCAGGACACTCCTATACTTGTGACTATCGATAATGGCAGCCTGCATGCAGTTCTGGCAAGGAGAAAAATGTCTAGTAAATTCCATTACAGATCACTCCCCAATCTGCCGTGCAAgactaaaaaaacacaatttatttCATCCATAAAGCAAGTTTGGAGGATAACAAGCTTCCAAATCACACACAGAGTCATATTTTACTCACATGAGGCCGTGGTGGTCTGTAAAGAAGTTTCTGTATCATGGCTGCTCCATGGTCTCTCCCAGTCAGACAGGCTGAGGGACTGTAGGCCCAGACCCCAGTTATTGATATCAGGCAGACCCCTGGACGACTCCTGTCCACCACTAGGGAAAAGCATCCTGCTCCGGACCGCAGACAGGTCCGAGTCCGGACGATCTGCTAACAGCGTCCGCAAATAAAACAAACGCTGTTTGGTGACTCGGCATCAGCAGCAGGGAAAAAAGGCATGCAGATTCAAGAAAGCACTGACTGCCTAGAATCACGGATTAATCACGGTCTCTGCCTGGCTAGCTGCTCGCCCCGCAGACAACCCACCCTGCATGTGACCCAGGCGCTTCTGCCCTCACAGCCCCTTGTTAATGACATCAGCTGCTGGCCTGCACTGATGCCACACCACCGAGCATTCCTGGCAAATTCTCCAGCAAAATAACAGCACCCCCACCTCCGGCTCAGACTACTGCTCGAGGTGGCAAGGAGCGCAAGTTTGCTAGCTACAGGCTAAGTGTGATACTGGATCACAGAACTGAAGAACGAGCAATCTGTGCTGCCTGTGCTGAGCTGGATCGCATCCAACTGCTTGCTCCAGCCCTGATTCAGCATCCGAAGTCTCACCCGCATGACATTGCATGACCGGCGCGGTTAGGATTCCCTGCACGTGTATGTGATGCATGAACGCAGGGCCAAAGCAGAGGTTATAAACAGCACTGCAGCAGACAGATGAACACAGAGCGGGTGCTGTGCATACATTGTAACAAGAGATTTTAAGTCTGTATAATGCAACCGGTAAAGGAGAATAATTGCCATTTTAATAACCAGGAAGATAGGCATTTATCATTTTAAGAGGTACCAATATACTCGTGCGCACTTTACCACAAGGCTCACAAACTAATGTGTGCTGATTTACCATTAAAAGGATCTCGCTTGCACTTGGCAGTAGGCGTTGTGCACACCCCGCTGAGGTCCAATGAATTGCCCAGCATTGTGTTCATCCTGCAGAACGCGTCTGCATTGCTGCATGTAGACAGGGCTGGGATGTCTGAATCTAGGCAGTTAAGAAGTCTGGGATTTTCTCtctggaaaaaaacaaaatgtacaGGAAAACAGACATGCGTCACCCTAGTCATTCTTCCCCAGCCCTGCCATTTTTAATTGTCAGTTAGGAATACATTAAGCAACAAGACCATTGTGTTTAAAATTCACTCATACATTATAGTATTTAACTCAGATGAACAAATCAAGCTACTAGCATTTACTACAGTAAAGTAAAATTGTAACTTATCTTACAAAATAACATGGGGTTTGTAGCAAGTGTGTAGCAAGCAATCATGGGTTTAAAACGACAAAAATAATAGTTGAACTGGTTACTAGTAAACCACAGTAAACTTTagttttatttgtagtaaaaactGGATATTGCACCAACTACTACAAATTGATAATGTACACTACAGTAGGCGTAAAGTGACAAACTGTTGTACACACTGGAGTACAAAGTGAAGCTGCAAGTAAACAGAGCTATAGAAAATTCACTagtttactacagtaaatattATAGCACAGTATTTAAACGGGGGTAAAAGGAAGATAACAAACTTATCTTACTGTTGCGCGTACTACTTTGTTCAATTTAGCAACGCATCATTTTGCATAAAGCAAACAAGCTGCGATAACTTGGGTTGAATTTCAAGCATGCAATATTAATGAAGAAACCTGTTAACggtttaaacaataaataccaACATGTCATGACCAgtatttttgaccattttcaCCACTAAAGAAAAGGTCAATAATACCACTCAACCTAACAcgatttaaataatttaaataattaaataaacgcACAAACCAAACAAACACAGGCCCAATGGTCACGTGAAACTACAAAAATCAAAACCGAAGTGTCACACTTTCTTCTCTTCAATTACTCACCAAAGAAAACGCCATGGTAAGACTGTCAAACTAAATTATCAAAAACAACAACCAGTTCAGTTCCTTTAGTCTACTTAAACCTTTCGACGGAAATTTTGTCTTAATTTGTGACACCTGTGTTAGGTTCACGCACCTATGCGCTGAGACTGGCGTCTTTAATAACCAATCACAGGTCACGGGTCAACGTTAATTCATGAGGGGCGGGAACATCACGCGGACGTAATCTTTATTAATGCACCGAGCTCCCATGCAACTCTTGTTTATGTAGGTACTAATATTAAATCACGTGGCATCATTTAATATCGTAAAAGTATTTCGAAAAACACGATTATAAACTATATACAATTGACCAGTGTgataaaatatcaaatataaaaTAGCACATACACAtcaataaatattatatttaggctagatgtatttaatattaaatgttattggCTAATTTTTCCAGATTTATCTTTGTGCTGTTCTTGCTGATATTTAATTTAGCCTGGTTCAGTAAAGGCCCATTTGAATTAACCTTATAGTCGGAAATTTGGCTCTGGTACATTTAACGTTTGTTATTGActgaaattgttttatttagaaTAAGGAAAATAACATAATAGTTGTAATTTTGTTACCTTTTCTATATCTGCACACTGGTTCGAGATGTGTCACGTGACTCGTATTTATATAAATCAATCAGGACCATGGATAGCAGCATTCAAATTGGGGCTTTCACAAGACATTAAGAAATCCCGGTTAATTCTTCAATTATACAATGATGGGCCAGAGCAAATTTACCATAGTGGTAGAGAGAGAATCCTTCCTGTGATCTGGCTGGACATCTCATAAACCAAATTAAAAACTACTGAATAATTCCCTCTAGAGGGCAGCACTGCTCTTAAGTTTTACGTTTGACTTCTATTTGCAACTAAGCATAAATTTGGAAGTCAAAGAAATGAATTTTGACTTGGCTTTCTTTTTAAGAGACATACAAATTGTATCCATTTATTCAAATTTGTGACATTTAATATTGTTCTTTAATTGTAATCTTATTTTATGCCCTGCCTCCTTTGTTTCTTTTTACCTTTTCTTAGGATTTCTAGTTCAGCATGTGACTTCGTTGAATTTCATCTTATTTTTATAGGATGGGTTTTAATGTGTGGTAtcttaaccctttaactggcgcagccctttttgagtgggggggttggtgaaaaggtgatatacacctttaaattagtATAACTCTGGCCTTTTTtgggtctagaagcctaattttggttttaattttggcAATTTGGTTTTAAAAGACGACACTTCAACGTTTTGGTTTTTTAGgaaagtgtctggaggtgaaaatattaatttttttaaagcagtttacatttatttgtaataaataaaaatgcaatatagtattatttttaatacataaaattgtcaaaaaactgaggtttgtgctggtttgctgtgaggtttgctgcatacttgtgtcacaaattaataaattacagttactgcattattattactgctaaaaggttttgaaatatgaaaactacattcttagacctttccaacaatatatagtttgtcgtaatagattaacattaacatagaaaatattgaaataaatgtaggTGTCCCGATCACGGTACAGCGCCAATTAACTTAAGTAAATTGAACCACATTTTCCCTTTGTTATTTGTAAGACTGATTATTTCTCATGAAACTAAGCATTTGATAATGGTGTAATAACAAAATTATAAATCCAGAAAACGTatataaaacaacaaatctgGATGTCTATGGAGGTAAACTATACTTAAGAGATGTAAACTCACTGTGTAACAGAAAAAAGTGTGTAGCATTTTAGACAGCTTCTATAGTATAGACACACATGAAAACACAATTTGTAATGCATTCCCATTTTAATACTACATCATACAATAGTATTTTTACAccaaacactttttttacaaatacatttctattgTCTGAATTAACCATTACTACAGTATACCCACATTAAAATCATGCAGCATTGTATCATATCTTTATATTCAGAGCATTAACTAGAAACAGCAATTTAATAGCAGCCAAATCCGCTGgccatatattgtttgttttgtgccacACTGACACAGTCAAACCAAAGAAAATTACAACTTAACCTCTGAAAATGCTATAAAGGACATTGATACAAAATCAGAAACAAGACATAATACAAAGAAAGAGTTACCAATAACTTATACAAATTACTTATTTAATTGCACAAACTCTTCTCACCCCACATACACGCTCGATTTAGAGATGTCGTCATATTTTGCAAAATTGTCAGACCCTCTGTGATGTGTAACAATGGAAATTAGCCCGGACATTACACTACCCATCAAAACACGAGCTTGTCACTCTTTTGCACATAGCAAGTAAATTTAAAGACCAAGcttcaaaaaaacaaacaagacaacaTGAATAATTTTACATCAGTGGAGAAAGGACACGTACAACAATGATGCACAGAGCTACACTTCATGCCAAAAACTAACATGCACTGTCTGTGTCAGTTGATTGTCTCATATCCCTTAGACGTACagtaataaatgaataattgtTATCTTAATGAATTATTATCTTAATAAATTCAATACAAAAACTAAGGAATTGATCCATTAAGAACTACCAAGGTCCATTGTACCATCTAAATGCCTCcatattaatgtgtacagctGGAAATATAAATCAATTTCACCTTTTCTTTATATGACAAATTCCAAAGGAGTAAATACATCCAAATGAACTGGACTGATTTTAAGCGGAATCGGGAAGACGTCATTTCAAGAGGGAAATGGTTATTGCACTCCTGGaaggaaagaaaaacaaaagttaaaacatttttgtagaTTACAAACATTTAAGCAGTACAATGCAATGATGGGGAGCAGGAGACTCAAAGCCTTACTACGCATTTAACAGAACTGCCGTGATTTCCATCCAGGCTGGGATGAATCTGATGTGGAGGGATACCAGCGCATCTATaaaaaaaaaggaaccacaAATATTTTGATGTGTGCCTCAACAGgaaaatcaaaacacttttttaaaagcaaaccgtaaaaacattacaattattTTTATCTATCAGTTGCATGGCAAAATATTTCCATAATTTGCCCATTATATTCACCTGACAATCTATCATCAGTTTGTAATCTAAAGACCAGACTATAAAACTTCCTTTCAGAAAGGCATGTGACAGAGCCAACGAGATCTTCACAATTCACTGGCACGAGCGACCTAAGCAGTCACAGCTGACAGTTTCTTTCTATGAATACTTCACATACCAGTAAGTCAATTGTGCCAAGCCAATTAGTCAATAATCACTCTTTGCTTTACTTGACAATTAGACAACTCATCTGGGACAGAAAAACACGACCGAGTAAAGAAATGGCTTACATGCCACAAAATTCTCAACTTTCTAACATTGCGTTTCACAGGGTCACGAAAACAAACTTTTGATTGTAGTTTTCAAAgtgtaaatttttttatatcaatgCCTTGCGGTTATGTAGTTTACACTGAGACAACAAGTCTGTAATAACGTTGATGTCATGCACATGTTAATTCAGTCTATAGGCATACGCCATTATAACCAAAACAATAAAgactgtgtttgtgctgctcaaGATACAGAGTTTAATAACAATtccaaattacatttttttgcagtttttctACTAGTAATAAACCTAACTTAGTGTTCAACTAAAAACAGCTCGATGCTTTTGCCACCTTGAATGTTTGTACTTATTGGTCTGTAGAAGAATGCGAACGTGCGCAGGTGTATagtgtttctttaaaaagtaacattGCCATCTATTAATCATCTTTGTGGATGCGTGTAACACATAACTTCATAAGTGTTGTCATGAATGTGAAATTTTCAGTTTGTAGTGTAAACTTAGCCTTTGGGTTACATTAGGAGGTTGCAAACTTTgtcaaaagcattttttttagtttaaaataaatttaatgcTAAAGCCTATAAAACACACGAGAGAAATCTGGTCTCACCTGAGCGTGAAGTGCAGCAGCGGCCGCAGCGGCTGCAGCCGGGTATGTAAAAGCAGTGTGGGGCAGGCCAGGGCTGAGCTCTGGTGTGTAGAGGGTATAAGGAGACCAGGCCTCTGGAGATGCCGGAATCAGCGCTGCCCCTGTCAAGTCATCTGAGGAGGCATAGTAAACCATCACCTCAGGGCCACCTCAACATATCAAACAAGCCTGAAATCAACACATGCTTGACAATAAATGGTTTCTAGAACTTCAGAAGCATTTACACTCTGAGACTTAAATGTAAACAGGGAGGCAGGAATTTTGGCACCTTTGTGGTCTCTGATCATTTCTGTGACTTTTCTTGGAACACAAGAGACGTTAAAGTGTTGAAGTGCAACTGTTAAATTTAATACAACAGAAAT is a window from the Misgurnus anguillicaudatus chromosome 21, ASM2758022v2, whole genome shotgun sequence genome containing:
- the cpeb1b gene encoding cytoplasmic polyadenylation element-binding protein 1 isoform X2 — its product is MAFSLRENPRLLNCLDSDIPALSTCSNADAFCRMNTMLGNSLDLSGVCTTPTAKCKRDPFNDRPDSDLSAVRSRMLFPSGGQESSRGLPDINNWGLGLQSLSLSDWERPWSSHDTETSLQTTTASLQSVLGSTPSQRSNKLPSFSESSIGATDFLEKFPGMARLNSQSFLDSHSISPVDSETSGFSSGSDHLSDLLSSLRISPSVPFLLSSMQRDPLKLALGSRLDHSSSSLTPPPSATPTGGLSHRWPGASIWPNWDLMKTPESPFSIEREAWLHRQAASINEATFTWSGQLPPRHYQTPIYSCKVFLGGVPWDITEAGLINTFKCYGPLSVEWPGKDGKHPRCPPKGNMPKGYVYLVFESEKSVRALLQDCTEDLLHPEGYSEYYFKMSSRRMRCKDAQVIPWVISDSNFVSCPSQRLDPRNTVFVGALHGMLNAEALASIMNDLFGGVVYAGIDTDKHKYPIGSGRVTFNNQRSYLKAVSAAFVEIKTPKFTKKVQIDPYLEDAICQSCSREPGPFFCRDKTCFKYYCRSCWHRQHSMDILSNHRPLMRNQKKRDTN
- the cpeb1b gene encoding cytoplasmic polyadenylation element-binding protein 1 isoform X1 codes for the protein MAFSLRENPRLLNCLDSDIPALSTCSNADAFCRMNTMLGNSLDLSGVCTTPTAKCKRDPFNADRPDSDLSAVRSRMLFPSGGQESSRGLPDINNWGLGLQSLSLSDWERPWSSHDTETSLQTTTASLQSVLGSTPSQRSNKLPSFSESSIGATDFLEKFPGMARLNSQSFLDSHSISPVDSETSGFSSGSDHLSDLLSSLRISPSVPFLLSSMQRDPLKLALGSRLDHSSSSLTPPPSATPTGGLSHRWPGASIWPNWDLMKTPESPFSIEREAWLHRQAASINEATFTWSGQLPPRHYQTPIYSCKVFLGGVPWDITEAGLINTFKCYGPLSVEWPGKDGKHPRCPPKGNMPKGYVYLVFESEKSVRALLQDCTEDLLHPEGYSEYYFKMSSRRMRCKDAQVIPWVISDSNFVSCPSQRLDPRNTVFVGALHGMLNAEALASIMNDLFGGVVYAGIDTDKHKYPIGSGRVTFNNQRSYLKAVSAAFVEIKTPKFTKKVQIDPYLEDAICQSCSREPGPFFCRDKTCFKYYCRSCWHRQHSMDILSNHRPLMRNQKKRDTN